A region from the Muribaculum gordoncarteri genome encodes:
- a CDS encoding thioredoxin family protein — MDYNEVINSEPVVLVEFYASWCPHCQRMMPVVEQVKELLQGRVKVYQFDIDENKSKAGEAEVESVPTFIIYRNGKEMWRNSGEMEGEVLLSKIESVL, encoded by the coding sequence ATGGATTACAATGAAGTTATCAATAGCGAGCCCGTAGTACTTGTTGAGTTTTATGCATCGTGGTGCCCTCACTGCCAGCGCATGATGCCGGTAGTTGAGCAGGTGAAGGAGCTGCTTCAGGGACGCGTCAAGGTGTATCAGTTTGACATTGACGAGAATAAATCGAAAGCAGGCGAAGCCGAAGTGGAATCGGTGCCTACATTCATCATCTATCGCAACGGCAAGGAGATGTGGCGTAACAGCGGAGAGATGGAGGGCGAAGTTCTGCTGAGCAAGATTGAATCGGTTCTCTGA